The proteins below come from a single Halomicroarcula saliterrae genomic window:
- the cofG gene encoding 7,8-didemethyl-8-hydroxy-5-deazariboflavin synthase subunit CofG, which produces MIPGAEEYGIDIAIDDGEVERLLSVMPEDVEAAPELSYCRNVFVPLTTACRYTCTYCTYYDPPGEATLLSPDEIRETCREGAAAGCTEALFTFGDDPDDRYTELYDQLAQLGHESIHEYLREACDIALSEGLLPHANPGDQTREQMATVADLNASMGVMLETTAEVRAHGGPRAKNPGQRLATIRTAGELGVPFTTGILVGIGEGWRDRAESIRAIAAMHERYGHVQEVIVQPVVENERWRGGSPDLATMRRATAMARAGLPEDVSVQVPPNLAPARELVDCGIDDLGGVSPVTDDHINPDYAWPALRELEAVADAAGVPLSERLPVYERYLPDGLRAAGVDPAPPPASDGWLSHRIAAAIEAGDAAGERFRTVLAAD; this is translated from the coding sequence GTGATTCCCGGCGCCGAGGAGTACGGTATCGACATCGCGATAGACGACGGCGAGGTCGAGCGTCTGCTGTCCGTGATGCCCGAAGACGTCGAGGCGGCGCCGGAACTGAGCTACTGCCGGAACGTCTTCGTCCCCCTCACCACCGCCTGCCGCTACACCTGTACCTACTGTACGTACTACGACCCGCCGGGCGAGGCGACGCTGCTGTCGCCCGACGAGATCCGCGAGACCTGTCGCGAGGGCGCCGCGGCGGGCTGTACGGAGGCGCTCTTTACCTTCGGCGACGACCCCGACGACCGCTACACCGAGCTGTACGACCAGCTGGCGCAACTGGGCCACGAGAGCATCCACGAGTACCTCCGCGAGGCCTGTGACATCGCGCTCTCGGAGGGGCTGCTCCCTCACGCCAACCCGGGCGACCAGACCCGCGAGCAGATGGCGACCGTCGCGGACCTGAACGCCTCGATGGGCGTGATGCTCGAGACGACAGCCGAGGTACGGGCCCACGGTGGCCCGCGGGCGAAGAACCCCGGCCAGCGCCTCGCGACCATCCGCACGGCCGGCGAACTCGGCGTGCCGTTCACGACGGGTATCCTCGTGGGAATCGGCGAGGGCTGGCGCGACCGGGCCGAGAGCATCCGGGCTATCGCCGCGATGCACGAACGGTACGGACACGTTCAGGAGGTCATCGTCCAGCCGGTCGTCGAGAACGAGCGCTGGCGGGGCGGCTCGCCGGACCTGGCGACGATGCGGCGGGCGACAGCGATGGCGCGGGCCGGCCTCCCCGAAGACGTGTCGGTGCAGGTGCCGCCCAACCTCGCGCCGGCGCGGGAGCTGGTCGACTGCGGCATCGACGACCTCGGCGGTGTGTCGCCGGTGACCGACGACCACATCAACCCCGACTACGCCTGGCCGGCGCTCAGAGAACTGGAGGCCGTCGCCGACGCCGCCGGCGTCCCCCTCAGCGAGCGCCTGCCCGTCTACGAGCGGTATCTCCCGGACGGGCTGCGGGCGGCCGGCGTCGACCCGGCGCCGCCACCGGCGTCGGACGGGTGGCTCTCGCACCGCATCGCGGCAGCCATCGAGGCCGGCGACGCCGCAGGGGAGCGGTTCCGCACGGTGCTGGCCGCGGACTGA
- the pstC gene encoding phosphate ABC transporter permease subunit PstC, translated as MSNEGQTPDLSGDRGFRTVRESTYKYALAGCAALSVLTTVGIIGVLVIDAAEFFAVVPITDFLTGTRYSPKLEPVAFGVLPLILGTLLITIGAALIALPVGLLTAIYLSEYASQRTRSVLKPMLEVLAGVPTVVYGYFALVYITPALNVAIDWFNGTVGTQFPNLGLFNGLSASIVVGIMIIPMVSSISEDAMSSVPDSLRQAGYGLGATKFNVSTRVVVPAAISGIASSFILAISRAIGETMAVVLAAGSQPPDLPEVQSAFGVVPYVSPGGLLSLYSESSATMTVAMINLAQGEISGGSTAYQALFAIGLTLFVMTLAMNVVSDVVASRYREEYE; from the coding sequence ATGAGCAACGAGGGACAGACGCCCGACCTCTCCGGAGACAGGGGGTTCAGGACGGTGCGAGAGTCGACGTACAAATACGCCCTCGCGGGCTGTGCCGCGCTGTCCGTCCTGACGACCGTGGGTATCATCGGCGTTCTCGTGATAGACGCCGCGGAGTTTTTCGCCGTCGTTCCGATAACCGATTTCCTGACCGGCACTCGGTACAGTCCGAAACTCGAACCCGTCGCCTTCGGCGTTCTCCCGCTTATTCTGGGGACGCTTCTCATCACTATCGGGGCCGCTCTCATCGCCCTGCCGGTCGGTCTGTTGACCGCGATCTACCTGAGCGAGTACGCGAGCCAGCGCACCCGGTCGGTGCTGAAACCGATGCTCGAAGTCCTCGCCGGCGTGCCGACCGTCGTCTACGGCTACTTCGCGCTCGTCTACATCACGCCCGCCCTGAACGTCGCTATCGACTGGTTCAACGGAACGGTCGGGACGCAGTTCCCGAACCTAGGGCTGTTCAACGGACTGTCCGCGTCTATCGTCGTCGGCATCATGATCATCCCGATGGTCTCCTCGATCAGCGAAGACGCGATGAGTTCGGTGCCGGACTCGCTCCGGCAGGCCGGGTACGGGCTCGGCGCCACGAAGTTCAACGTCTCGACGCGCGTCGTCGTCCCGGCGGCCATCTCGGGCATCGCGTCCTCGTTCATCCTGGCTATCTCCCGTGCTATCGGTGAGACGATGGCCGTGGTGCTCGCGGCCGGGTCCCAGCCGCCGGACCTCCCGGAAGTCCAGTCCGCCTTCGGCGTCGTTCCGTACGTCTCGCCGGGCGGGCTGTTGTCCCTGTACAGCGAGAGTTCCGCGACGATGACGGTCGCGATGATAAATCTCGCTCAGGGCGAGATATCGGGCGGGTCGACCGCCTACCAGGCGTTGTTCGCTATCGGGCTCACGCTGTTCGTGATGACCCTGGCGATGAACGTCGTGAGCGACGTGGTGGCGAGCCGCTACCGGGAGGAGTACGAATAA
- a CDS encoding DUF2240 family protein: MSLKTAVAAPFRQRGTDRMAESEFVVALSLDRNWFSPDQAKTLVDVATSEGLLDRDEEALVVGFDAATTEIPDGFQPGEEILQSRSTFEQVLDTVIEAGVEKQTAVAGINALQSELGLTLDAAAVVYARSEGVAVGSIAAEVREEL; the protein is encoded by the coding sequence ATGAGTCTGAAGACGGCCGTGGCCGCGCCGTTTCGCCAGCGGGGGACCGACCGGATGGCCGAGAGCGAGTTCGTCGTGGCGCTGTCGCTCGACCGCAACTGGTTCTCGCCGGACCAGGCCAAGACGCTCGTCGACGTGGCCACCAGCGAGGGGCTGCTCGACCGGGACGAGGAGGCGCTGGTCGTGGGGTTCGACGCGGCGACGACCGAGATTCCCGACGGGTTCCAGCCGGGCGAGGAGATACTCCAGTCGCGCTCGACGTTCGAGCAGGTCCTGGACACGGTCATCGAGGCGGGCGTCGAGAAACAGACCGCGGTCGCGGGCATCAACGCCCTGCAGTCCGAACTCGGCCTGACCCTCGACGCGGCGGCCGTGGTCTACGCCCGCAGCGAAGGAGTCGCGGTCGGGAGTATCGCCGCCGAGGTACGGGAGGAACTCTGA
- a CDS encoding PstS family phosphate ABC transporter substrate-binding protein: MMSDSPNRSVSRRSFLTSAGAAGALALAGCTEGPGDESTGSQLSGTVTITGSSTVYPVVEAVAAEFRKQHSEVQTPLSRTGTGGGFSGQFCPGNSDFNNASRPIASEEEALCADNGVEYHQMRIATDALTVIVNTDNDWVDCMTPEQLQQIWRADGATTWADVDSSWPDEPINRFGAADTSGTFDYFTEAIIGEDANHTSNYEATERDNTILQGVQSDQYGIGYFGFSYYQSNRDSVKALGIDNGDGCVKPSLETAKSGAYQPLSRPLFTYVNTDRLSEEHIAEFARFYVEQSANDSLIADQIGYVPQTDSAMQSELDELNNVISNA; the protein is encoded by the coding sequence ATGATGTCAGACTCACCGAACCGCTCCGTTTCTCGCCGTAGCTTCCTGACAAGCGCCGGTGCCGCCGGCGCGCTCGCGCTCGCTGGCTGTACCGAGGGCCCCGGCGACGAATCCACGGGGTCGCAGCTTTCCGGGACGGTGACGATCACCGGGAGCAGCACGGTCTATCCTGTCGTCGAGGCTGTCGCCGCGGAGTTTCGTAAACAGCACTCGGAGGTCCAGACCCCGTTGAGCCGGACCGGGACCGGTGGCGGGTTCAGCGGCCAGTTCTGTCCGGGCAACTCCGATTTCAACAACGCTTCGCGGCCGATTGCCTCGGAAGAGGAAGCGCTCTGTGCCGACAACGGCGTCGAATACCACCAGATGCGTATCGCGACGGACGCCCTGACGGTCATCGTCAACACCGACAACGACTGGGTCGACTGTATGACCCCCGAGCAACTGCAACAGATCTGGCGCGCCGACGGCGCGACCACCTGGGCCGACGTCGACTCCAGCTGGCCCGACGAGCCCATCAACCGCTTTGGCGCCGCCGACACGTCCGGGACCTTCGACTACTTCACCGAGGCCATCATCGGCGAGGACGCCAACCACACCAGCAACTACGAGGCGACCGAACGGGACAACACCATCCTTCAGGGGGTCCAGAGCGACCAGTACGGGATCGGTTACTTCGGCTTCTCGTACTACCAGAGCAACCGTGACAGCGTGAAGGCGCTGGGTATCGACAACGGCGACGGCTGTGTCAAACCCTCGCTCGAAACCGCGAAAAGCGGCGCCTACCAGCCGCTCTCGCGCCCGCTGTTTACCTACGTCAACACCGACCGACTGAGCGAGGAGCACATCGCCGAGTTCGCCCGGTTCTACGTCGAACAGAGCGCCAACGACTCACTCATCGCCGACCAGATCGGCTACGTGCCCCAGACCGATTCGGCCATGCAGAGCGAGCTCGACGAGCTCAACAACGTCATCTCGAACGCCTAA
- a CDS encoding PhoU domain-containing protein, with the protein METRKVQVTGGSTYTVSLPKDWATSNDVSAGSVVEFHAEEDLLLLAPKHDEDRVEGTLDIDGLENPHELTRAVMTMYVSGFDVIQLEATRITAEQRRIIRDATQGLVGLEVIEETSDRIVLQDLLDSSELSIHNAITRMRLVSLTMLSDAVEALIEDDDDLAANVMQRDDDVDRLWYMVSRVFRTVLRNPTAANEIGFPRETVFDYQSSARQLERIGDHATKIASLSLEIGEISGDTAELLRELESEAMTVPEMAMDALLTEDSDDAVEQANDAQSLIPSVDETARDIDSKVRKADPESAQILGRVVDSLSRTADYGGNIAESALQKAAPRP; encoded by the coding sequence ATGGAGACTCGCAAGGTGCAGGTGACGGGTGGTTCGACGTACACCGTTTCACTCCCGAAAGACTGGGCGACATCCAACGACGTGAGCGCGGGGAGCGTCGTCGAGTTCCACGCCGAGGAGGACCTGTTGTTGCTCGCGCCAAAGCACGACGAGGACCGCGTGGAGGGGACCCTCGACATCGACGGGCTGGAGAACCCACACGAGCTCACGCGGGCGGTGATGACGATGTACGTCAGCGGCTTCGACGTCATCCAGCTGGAAGCCACCCGCATCACGGCCGAACAGCGCCGCATCATCCGGGACGCCACCCAGGGGCTCGTCGGGCTCGAAGTCATCGAGGAAACCTCCGACCGCATCGTTCTCCAGGACCTGCTCGACTCCTCTGAGCTGTCCATCCACAACGCCATCACGCGCATGCGACTGGTCTCCCTGACCATGCTCTCGGACGCCGTCGAGGCGCTCATCGAGGACGACGACGACCTCGCGGCGAACGTCATGCAGCGAGACGACGACGTGGACCGGCTCTGGTACATGGTCTCGCGGGTGTTCCGGACCGTGCTTCGCAACCCCACGGCCGCGAACGAGATCGGGTTCCCGCGCGAGACAGTGTTCGACTACCAGTCGAGCGCCCGCCAGCTCGAACGCATCGGCGACCACGCGACGAAGATAGCGAGCCTCTCGCTGGAGATCGGGGAGATAAGCGGCGACACGGCGGAGCTGCTCCGGGAGCTCGAATCCGAGGCCATGACCGTCCCGGAGATGGCCATGGACGCGCTGCTGACAGAGGACTCGGACGACGCCGTCGAACAGGCCAACGACGCCCAGAGCCTGATTCCGTCCGTCGACGAGACCGCCCGCGACATCGACAGCAAGGTCCGCAAGGCCGACCCCGAGAGCGCCCAGATTCTCGGCCGCGTGGTCGACTCGCTCTCCCGGACCGCCGACTACGGCGGCAACATCGCCGAGAGCGCCCTGCAGAAGGCCGCACCGCGTCCGTAG
- a CDS encoding 30S ribosomal protein S8e, which produces MKDQGRSPRKRTGGRRRPNHKKKKHELGRQPTETQVGDQKLKVVTSRGNTSKVRAVTTDVASVADGAETVEATIEQVAENPSNPNYARRNIITKGAIVETSEGQARVTSRPGQDGQVNAVLVE; this is translated from the coding sequence ATGAAAGACCAGGGACGCTCCCCACGCAAGCGGACAGGCGGTCGACGACGCCCGAACCACAAGAAGAAGAAACACGAGCTGGGTCGCCAGCCGACCGAGACCCAGGTCGGCGACCAGAAGCTGAAGGTCGTCACCTCCCGTGGCAACACCAGCAAGGTCCGTGCGGTCACCACGGACGTCGCGAGCGTCGCCGACGGCGCCGAGACCGTCGAGGCGACCATCGAGCAGGTCGCAGAGAACCCCTCGAACCCGAACTACGCCCGCCGAAACATCATCACGAAGGGCGCCATCGTCGAGACGAGCGAGGGCCAGGCCCGCGTCACCTCCCGCCCCGGGCAGGACGGGCAGGTCAACGCCGTCCTCGTCGAGTAA
- a CDS encoding helix-turn-helix domain-containing protein, producing the protein MRYVTVRISPPADSSLHPLMAELAAAPDITREAIHRVDLLADGTIVMVGESRGNQRRFERIMADSEYVYEYTTTGADGQWYSYSNLEPTEPSERMLAAQQQSTGVVEMPIVPNADGSIEYTLVGDEASLAESMPPEADGYTVELLETGDREPRAEDLFAPLTARQQTVLETAIEHGYYANPREATHEDIAAALGCSPSTVGEHLRKIEARVFSQFTR; encoded by the coding sequence ATGCGGTACGTGACCGTCCGAATCTCTCCGCCCGCCGACTCGTCTCTCCACCCGCTCATGGCGGAGCTCGCGGCGGCCCCGGACATCACGCGCGAGGCCATCCACCGCGTCGATTTGCTCGCCGACGGGACCATCGTGATGGTCGGGGAGTCGCGGGGGAACCAGCGGCGCTTCGAGCGGATTATGGCCGACAGCGAGTACGTCTACGAGTACACCACCACGGGCGCCGACGGGCAGTGGTACTCCTACTCCAACCTCGAACCGACCGAGCCGAGCGAGCGGATGCTCGCCGCCCAGCAGCAGTCGACGGGGGTCGTCGAGATGCCCATCGTCCCCAACGCCGACGGGTCGATCGAGTACACGCTCGTCGGCGACGAGGCGAGCCTCGCCGAGTCGATGCCGCCGGAGGCGGACGGCTACACGGTCGAACTGCTGGAGACCGGGGACCGGGAGCCGCGGGCCGAGGACCTCTTTGCCCCGCTCACCGCACGCCAACAGACCGTCCTGGAGACCGCTATCGAACACGGCTACTACGCGAACCCGCGCGAGGCGACCCACGAGGACATCGCCGCCGCGCTCGGCTGTTCGCCCAGTACGGTCGGTGAACACCTCCGAAAAATCGAGGCCCGCGTCTTCTCCCAGTTCACTCGGTGA
- the pstB gene encoding phosphate ABC transporter ATP-binding protein PstB, translated as MTTENTATETQADEEQTESLLTTDPGKGGLDQNEDRGAVTAADTIIDSRELDVFYGETQALQNIDLAIPENQVTAMIGPSGCGKSTFLRCINRMNDLIDICRVEGELSFNGKNVYDADVDPVALRRRIGMVFQHPNPFPKSIYDNVAYGLRTQDKTENMDEVIEESLKKAALWDEVKDRLDESALDLSGGQQQRLCIARAIAVDPEVVLMDEPASALDPIATSQIEDLIEELAEEYTVVIVTHNMQQAARISDKTAVFLTGGELVEFDDTDKIFENPASQRVEDYITGKFG; from the coding sequence ATGACAACAGAGAACACGGCGACAGAGACGCAGGCCGACGAGGAACAGACGGAGTCACTGCTCACCACCGACCCCGGAAAGGGCGGGCTCGACCAGAACGAGGACCGCGGGGCGGTCACGGCGGCCGACACTATCATCGACTCCCGCGAGCTCGACGTCTTCTACGGCGAGACGCAGGCGCTCCAGAACATCGACCTCGCGATTCCCGAAAACCAGGTCACCGCGATGATCGGCCCGTCGGGCTGTGGCAAGTCCACGTTCCTGCGGTGTATCAACCGCATGAACGACCTCATCGACATCTGTCGCGTCGAGGGGGAACTCTCCTTCAACGGCAAGAACGTCTACGACGCGGACGTCGACCCGGTCGCGCTGCGGCGCCGTATCGGGATGGTGTTCCAGCATCCGAACCCGTTCCCCAAGAGCATCTACGACAACGTCGCCTACGGGCTGCGCACCCAGGACAAGACCGAGAACATGGACGAGGTCATCGAGGAGTCCCTGAAGAAGGCCGCGCTCTGGGACGAGGTCAAGGACCGCCTCGACGAGTCGGCGCTGGACCTCTCGGGCGGCCAGCAACAGCGGCTCTGTATCGCGCGGGCCATCGCCGTCGACCCGGAAGTCGTCCTGATGGACGAGCCCGCCTCGGCGCTCGACCCCATCGCCACCTCCCAGATCGAGGACCTCATCGAGGAACTCGCCGAGGAGTACACGGTCGTCATCGTCACCCACAACATGCAACAGGCCGCCCGAATCTCCGATAAGACCGCCGTCTTCCTGACTGGCGGGGAGCTGGTGGAGTTCGACGACACCGACAAAATCTTCGAGAACCCCGCGAGCCAGCGCGTCGAGGACTACATCACCGGGAAGTTCGGGTAA
- a CDS encoding MBL fold metallo-hydrolase: MDVTVLADNTVATGIPKGLRGEWGFAAAIGDVLFDTGQSAAALDNARLLDVGPEFDDIVLSHAHYDHTSGLDAFLDPFESPTVYCHPDIWHERFIREPADGRTLDDPVHIGIPYSRAEVESGADVVEHRDPVEVRDGVYALGEIPRAHDDNPAHLREADGELVDDSVPDDQSVAVRTPEGTALVLGCCHAGLRNTIEHAESVTGRTVRYVIGGTHLVARDADEIHDLADWLEGRLDLFAGTHCTGFQAEKIFSERLPEAFRSVGVGSTLELPTTA; this comes from the coding sequence ATGGACGTGACAGTTCTCGCCGACAACACGGTCGCGACGGGCATCCCGAAAGGCCTCCGCGGTGAGTGGGGGTTCGCTGCGGCCATCGGCGACGTGCTGTTCGACACCGGCCAGTCCGCTGCCGCCCTCGACAACGCACGGCTGCTCGACGTCGGACCGGAGTTCGACGACATCGTGTTGAGCCACGCCCACTACGACCACACCAGCGGGCTCGACGCGTTCCTCGACCCGTTCGAGAGCCCGACGGTCTACTGTCACCCCGACATCTGGCACGAGCGGTTCATCCGGGAACCGGCCGACGGCCGGACGCTGGACGACCCGGTCCACATCGGTATCCCGTACTCCCGGGCCGAGGTCGAATCGGGGGCCGACGTCGTGGAACACCGCGACCCCGTGGAAGTGCGCGACGGCGTGTACGCGCTCGGTGAGATTCCCCGCGCTCACGACGACAACCCCGCACATCTGCGCGAGGCGGACGGGGAACTGGTCGACGATTCGGTGCCGGACGACCAGTCGGTCGCCGTTCGCACCCCCGAGGGCACGGCCCTCGTTCTCGGATGCTGTCACGCGGGACTCCGAAACACTATCGAACACGCCGAGAGCGTCACCGGCCGTACGGTCCGCTACGTCATCGGCGGGACCCACCTCGTCGCCCGAGACGCGGACGAGATTCACGACCTGGCGGACTGGTTGGAGGGGAGACTCGACCTCTTTGCCGGGACCCACTGCACGGGGTTTCAGGCCGAGAAGATATTCTCGGAACGCCTTCCGGAGGCGTTCCGCTCCGTCGGCGTCGGGAGCACCCTCGAACTCCCGACCACCGCGTGA
- the pyrF gene encoding orotidine-5'-phosphate decarboxylase: MHFFDRLADRIAAADSVVSVGLDPDPARLPDAVADADLPRWQFNRRIIDATHEHAACYKPNAAFYEDADGWRALRETIAYAHGKDVPVLLDAKRGDIGNTARQYATVLDDDHGPAADAITVNPFLGRDSLEPFLQRTEKGVFVLGRTSNPGGADLQDLELASGEKLYERVVHLADLWNDDGNVGLVVGATNPDELEAIRELVPDIPFLVPGVGAQGGDAEAAVEHGLADGVGLVNSSRGIIFAGEEAADRGAPEKFFEAAGRSAKQLKAQLNQYR, encoded by the coding sequence ATGCACTTTTTCGACCGGCTGGCGGACCGCATCGCGGCCGCCGACAGCGTCGTCTCGGTAGGACTCGACCCGGACCCCGCGCGGCTTCCCGACGCCGTGGCCGATGCGGACCTGCCTCGCTGGCAGTTCAACCGCCGGATTATAGACGCGACCCACGAACACGCCGCCTGCTACAAGCCAAACGCCGCGTTCTACGAGGACGCCGACGGCTGGCGAGCGCTGCGCGAGACCATCGCGTACGCACACGGGAAAGACGTCCCCGTCCTGCTGGACGCAAAGCGGGGCGACATCGGCAACACCGCCCGACAGTACGCGACTGTTCTCGACGACGACCACGGGCCCGCCGCCGACGCCATCACCGTCAACCCCTTCCTGGGACGGGACTCGCTCGAACCGTTTCTCCAGCGGACGGAGAAGGGCGTGTTCGTCCTCGGGCGCACCTCGAACCCCGGCGGCGCGGACCTGCAGGACCTCGAACTGGCCTCCGGCGAGAAACTGTACGAGCGTGTCGTCCACCTCGCGGACCTCTGGAACGACGACGGCAACGTCGGCCTCGTGGTCGGCGCGACGAACCCCGACGAACTCGAAGCCATCCGCGAACTCGTCCCCGACATCCCCTTCCTCGTCCCCGGTGTCGGCGCACAGGGCGGTGACGCCGAGGCCGCGGTCGAACACGGCCTCGCGGACGGCGTCGGGCTCGTCAACTCCTCGCGGGGAATCATCTTCGCGGGCGAAGAAGCGGCGGACCGCGGCGCGCCCGAGAAGTTCTTCGAGGCCGCCGGCCGGTCGGCGAAACAGCTGAAAGCGCAGCTCAATCAGTACCGGTAG
- the pstA gene encoding phosphate ABC transporter permease PstA, which translates to MATQTETEFGEVSRIKGIAFKYLSFGASIVGILALGVLLAYVFWDAFGLDAAGPLWYLTYAVTLLAPLVAFVAYARTRPEVASGALELFAFTVGGGMLAFAAIIILLVIAGPQVWFTYSFVLALLAALFVYGQYNREATWVGLAMLGVLVVGPVAGTLALGVVGSAAALLGAPGVYFLSIVVPGAVVGAYLAAARFDQPRRRAIGVGVAIPVLAIAGVPVVDTVPAVDRSVWFTALVIFGLPVGYAVAATARRRERWAAFALPAIVIGGFLLGEFVVGAVGASRPAPWLDWQFLTTPPSSLAESAGLYPAIIGSVFLIVLVSIFTFVFGVGTALYLEEYAPASGPLGTLTRLVNVNISNLAGVPSVVYGLLGLGIFVNINAELGPITYGGIGAGVVLTAALTLSLLILPIVVISAQEAIRSVPDSLRQASYGMGATRWQTVRNVVIPRSLPGILTGTILALGRAIGETAPLIMIGAATGLFSPPSGLFSPAAAMPLQIFAWSSRPGEAFQYGVLAAGVVTLLIVLLSMNSVAILVRNKYQQEAY; encoded by the coding sequence ATGGCAACACAGACAGAGACGGAGTTCGGCGAGGTCAGCCGGATCAAAGGCATCGCGTTCAAATATCTATCCTTCGGGGCGTCCATCGTCGGCATCCTCGCACTGGGCGTGTTGCTGGCGTACGTGTTCTGGGACGCCTTCGGGCTCGATGCGGCCGGCCCGCTGTGGTATCTCACGTACGCCGTGACGCTGCTGGCCCCGCTCGTCGCCTTCGTCGCGTACGCCAGAACCCGGCCCGAGGTGGCGTCGGGCGCGCTCGAACTGTTCGCCTTCACCGTCGGTGGCGGGATGCTCGCATTCGCCGCCATCATCATCCTCTTGGTCATCGCCGGCCCGCAGGTGTGGTTCACCTACTCGTTCGTCCTGGCGCTGCTCGCCGCCCTGTTCGTCTACGGCCAGTACAACCGGGAAGCGACGTGGGTCGGACTGGCGATGCTCGGTGTCCTCGTCGTCGGACCGGTGGCCGGGACGCTGGCTCTCGGCGTCGTCGGCTCCGCCGCGGCCCTGCTCGGCGCGCCCGGCGTCTACTTCCTCTCTATCGTGGTGCCCGGCGCGGTCGTGGGGGCGTATCTGGCCGCGGCCCGCTTCGACCAGCCCCGACGGCGGGCAATCGGCGTGGGCGTCGCCATCCCCGTGTTGGCTATCGCCGGCGTCCCGGTCGTCGATACCGTCCCGGCGGTCGACCGCTCCGTCTGGTTCACCGCGCTGGTGATATTCGGGCTGCCGGTCGGCTACGCCGTCGCAGCCACCGCGCGCCGGCGCGAGCGCTGGGCGGCGTTCGCGCTCCCGGCCATCGTCATCGGCGGCTTCCTGCTCGGCGAGTTCGTGGTCGGCGCCGTCGGTGCTTCCCGGCCGGCGCCGTGGCTCGACTGGCAGTTCCTGACGACGCCGCCGTCCTCGCTAGCCGAGAGCGCGGGGCTGTATCCGGCGATTATCGGCTCCGTCTTCCTCATCGTCCTCGTCAGCATCTTCACGTTCGTCTTCGGCGTCGGCACGGCGCTGTACCTCGAGGAGTACGCCCCCGCCAGCGGTCCGCTGGGGACGCTCACCAGACTCGTCAACGTCAACATCTCGAACCTGGCGGGCGTCCCGTCGGTCGTCTACGGTCTCCTCGGACTGGGTATCTTCGTCAACATCAACGCCGAACTGGGGCCGATTACGTACGGCGGTATCGGCGCCGGAGTGGTGCTGACGGCAGCGCTAACGCTGTCACTGCTCATCCTCCCCATCGTCGTGATTTCGGCCCAGGAGGCGATTCGCTCGGTGCCGGACTCGCTCCGGCAGGCGTCCTACGGCATGGGCGCGACCCGGTGGCAGACGGTTCGGAACGTCGTCATCCCCCGGTCGCTGCCGGGCATCCTGACGGGGACGATTCTAGCGCTTGGCCGAGCCATCGGCGAGACGGCACCGCTCATCATGATCGGCGCGGCGACGGGGCTGTTCTCGCCGCCGTCCGGTCTGTTCAGCCCGGCGGCCGCGATGCCGCTCCAGATTTTCGCCTGGTCGTCCCGACCGGGTGAAGCGTTCCAGTACGGTGTGCTGGCCGCCGGCGTCGTCACGCTGCTCATCGTCCTGCTGTCGATGAACAGCGTCGCGATTCTCGTCCGGAACAAATACCAGCAGGAGGCTTACTAA